The Malus domestica chromosome 13, GDT2T_hap1 genome includes a window with the following:
- the LOC103451603 gene encoding probable histone chaperone ASF1A, which yields MSAVNLTNVAVLDNPAAFLSPFQFEISYECLTPLKDDLEWKLIYVGSAEDETYDQMLESVLVGPVNVGNYRFVFQADPPDPSKIREEDIIGVTVLLLTCSYLGQEFVRVGYYVNNDYDDEQLREEPPSKVLVDRVQRNILADKPRVTKFPINFHPENSETAEQQPPHSPDHVTETKQPLPSPDCAAGENIKGKEPPASPVPSVCVQ from the exons ATGAGTGCCGTCAACCTTACGAACGTCGCCGTTTTGGACAATCCGGCCGCTTTCCTCAGCCCTTTTCAGTTTGAAATCTCGTACGAGTGCTTGACTCCCCTCAAAGACG ACTTGGAATGGAAGCTGATATATGTGGGATCTGCTGAAGACGAAACTTATGACCAAATGTTGGAGAGTGTGCTTGTTGGTCCTGTCAATGTTGGCAACTACCGTTTCGTCTTTCAG GCAGACCCTCCAGATCCATCAAAAATACGCGAGGAAGATATCATCGGTGTCACGGTACTGCTATTGACATGTTCATATCTGGGGCAGGAGTTTGTTAGAGTGGGGTACTATGTGAACAATGATTATGATGATGAGCAGCTGAGGGAGGAACCTCCCTCTAAGGTGTTGGTCGATAGGGTTCAGAGAAACATTTTAGCGGACAAGCCGAGGGTCACAAAGTTCCCTATTAATTTTCATCCCGAGAACAGTGAGACCGCGGAGCAGCAGCCCCCACATTCACCTGATCACGTAACTGAAACAAAGCAGCCCCTTCCTTCTCCCGATTGTGCAGCTGGAGAAAACATCAAGGGAAAAGAACCACCCGCCTCACCTGTACCATCTGTCTGTGTGCAGTAG